The following proteins come from a genomic window of Ferrovibrio sp. MS7:
- a CDS encoding mandelate racemase/muconate lactonizing enzyme family protein — protein MRIVDVREKTVSIASPIANAYIDFSKMTCSVVAVITDQVRDGKPVVGFGFNSNGRYGQGSLMRERFLPRLMEADPDSLIDAKHGNLDPFKIWSTLMMNEKPGGHGERSVAVGTLDMAVWDAVAKIAGVPLWRLLADRYRGGVADDKVWVYAAGGYYYPGKGLEALQDEMKSYRDRGYRVVKMKIGGASLAEDIKRIEAVLKIVGDGQNLCVDVNGRFDIKTAIEYGKALLPYNLFWYEEVGDPLDYALQAELAQHYDKPMATGENLFSMQDARNLIRFGGMRPDRDWLQFDCALSYGLVEYLRTLEMMQQHGWSSRRVVPHGGHQMSLNIAAGLHLGGNESYPDVFKPFGGFADGIAVNDSYVGLPQIPGVGFEAKSELYAVMQGLLG, from the coding sequence ATGCGTATCGTCGATGTCCGTGAGAAGACCGTTTCCATCGCCTCGCCTATTGCCAATGCCTATATCGATTTCTCCAAGATGACCTGCTCAGTGGTGGCGGTGATCACCGATCAGGTGCGCGATGGTAAACCGGTGGTCGGCTTCGGCTTCAATTCCAATGGCCGCTACGGCCAGGGTTCGCTGATGCGCGAGCGTTTCCTGCCGCGCCTGATGGAAGCCGATCCCGACAGCCTGATCGATGCCAAGCATGGCAATCTCGATCCGTTCAAGATCTGGTCCACGCTGATGATGAACGAAAAGCCGGGCGGCCATGGCGAACGCTCGGTGGCGGTGGGCACGCTCGACATGGCGGTGTGGGATGCCGTGGCGAAGATTGCCGGTGTACCGCTCTGGCGCCTGCTGGCCGACCGCTATCGCGGTGGTGTTGCCGATGACAAGGTCTGGGTCTATGCCGCTGGCGGTTATTATTATCCGGGCAAGGGCCTGGAGGCTTTGCAGGACGAAATGAAGAGCTACCGCGACCGCGGTTACCGCGTTGTCAAGATGAAGATTGGCGGCGCATCGCTGGCCGAGGATATCAAGCGTATCGAGGCGGTGCTGAAGATCGTCGGCGACGGGCAGAATCTCTGCGTCGACGTCAACGGCCGTTTCGATATCAAGACTGCCATCGAGTATGGCAAGGCTTTGCTGCCCTACAACCTGTTCTGGTACGAGGAAGTGGGTGATCCGCTGGATTATGCCCTGCAGGCCGAACTGGCGCAGCATTACGACAAGCCGATGGCCACCGGCGAGAACCTGTTCTCGATGCAGGATGCGCGCAACCTGATCCGCTTTGGCGGCATGCGCCCTGACCGCGACTGGCTGCAATTCGATTGCGCGCTGTCCTACGGCCTCGTGGAATACCTGCGCACGCTGGAGATGATGCAGCAGCATGGCTGGTCCAGTCGCCGCGTGGTGCCCCATGGCGGTCACCAGATGTCGCTCAATATCGCTGCCGGCCTACATCTCGGCGGCAACGAGAGCTACCCCGATGTATTCAAGCCATTTGGCGGCTTCGCCGATGGCATCGCGGTGAACGACAGCTATGTCGGCCTGCCGCAGATTCCGGGAGTTGGCTTCGAGGCCAAGAGCGAACTCTACGCCGTGATGCAGGGCCTGCTCGGCTGA
- a CDS encoding SDR family oxidoreductase, which translates to MQELFSLKGRVALVTGGSRGIGKMIARGFIAQGAKVYITARKAAACDATARELSLNGGECIALPIDISTVAGAQALASELKQRESKLDILVNNAGAAWAAEFEQFPENGWDKVMNLNLKAPFFLTQALYAPLKAAASAERPAKVINIASIDGIFVNPLETYSYAASKAGLIHLTRRMAAKLIKDQIVVTAIAPGPFVSDMNTDARDNGEAVAKRVPAGRIGSEEDMAGAAIFLASRAGDYVVGSTLTVDGGVAFGRAGFEGERWKE; encoded by the coding sequence ATGCAGGAGCTGTTTTCACTGAAGGGCCGCGTGGCCTTGGTCACCGGTGGTTCGCGCGGTATCGGCAAGATGATCGCGCGCGGCTTCATCGCTCAAGGAGCGAAAGTTTATATCACTGCCCGCAAGGCAGCCGCCTGCGATGCCACGGCACGCGAACTGAGCCTTAATGGCGGCGAATGCATCGCCCTGCCAATCGATATTTCCACCGTGGCCGGCGCCCAGGCGCTTGCCAGTGAACTCAAGCAGCGCGAAAGCAAGCTCGACATCCTGGTGAACAATGCCGGCGCCGCCTGGGCCGCCGAGTTCGAGCAATTCCCGGAGAATGGCTGGGACAAGGTGATGAACCTCAACCTCAAGGCGCCGTTCTTCCTGACCCAGGCGCTCTACGCCCCGCTGAAGGCCGCCGCCAGCGCCGAACGACCGGCCAAGGTGATCAACATTGCCTCGATCGACGGCATTTTCGTCAACCCGCTGGAAACTTATTCCTATGCTGCCAGCAAGGCCGGCCTGATCCACCTTACCCGCCGTATGGCGGCAAAGCTGATCAAGGACCAGATCGTGGTGACCGCCATCGCTCCGGGACCGTTTGTGTCCGACATGAATACCGATGCCCGCGACAATGGTGAGGCCGTGGCCAAGCGCGTGCCGGCCGGCCGTATCGGCAGCGAAGAGGACATGGCGGGTGCCGCCATCTTCCTGGCCTCGCGGGCCGGCGATTATGTGGTCGGCTCTACGCTGACCGTGGATGGCGGCGTCGCTTTTGGCCGCGCCGGTTTCGAGGGCGAACGCTGGAAGGAATAA
- a CDS encoding TetR/AcrR family transcriptional regulator: MPAAGAKRSEGSVKRRPVGGAARPGVAKTQAAKTRAVKPLAAKRGEQTSRDLLLAAAHQEFASRGFEGARVDTIAAVAGVNKQLVYHHFGNKDDLYAKVLERAYDGIRERERSLDLGQLKPAAAMRRLIEMSFDYLAENRDFVFLLTDENLHRGKHLKQIVNLQRLNTPLLGTLDDILKRGAEEGLFRKGMDPLQVYISIAGLGFFYFNNIYTLSAIFGRNLDGAAEVAVRRRHVVEMMMSALRP; this comes from the coding sequence ATGCCGGCAGCGGGAGCGAAGCGGAGCGAAGGCAGCGTCAAGCGCCGGCCGGTCGGCGGCGCAGCTAGGCCCGGAGTGGCGAAGACCCAGGCAGCGAAGACGCGGGCGGTGAAGCCCTTGGCGGCGAAGCGCGGCGAGCAGACCAGCCGCGACCTGCTGCTGGCCGCTGCACATCAGGAATTCGCCAGCCGCGGTTTCGAGGGCGCCCGCGTCGATACCATCGCCGCCGTTGCCGGGGTCAACAAGCAGCTCGTCTATCATCATTTCGGCAACAAGGATGATCTCTACGCCAAGGTGTTGGAGCGCGCCTATGACGGTATCCGCGAGCGCGAGCGGTCGCTTGATCTCGGGCAGCTCAAGCCGGCCGCGGCGATGCGGCGGCTGATCGAAATGTCATTCGACTACCTGGCGGAAAACCGCGATTTCGTTTTTCTGCTCACGGATGAAAACCTGCACCGGGGCAAGCATCTTAAGCAGATCGTGAACCTGCAGCGGCTCAACACGCCGCTGCTCGGCACGCTGGACGACATTCTGAAGCGCGGTGCGGAAGAGGGACTGTTCCGCAAGGGAATGGATCCGCTGCAGGTCTATATCTCCATTGCCGGGCTCGGTTTCTTCTACTTCAACAACATTTATACGTTGTCGGCGATCTTCGGGCGCAACCTTGATGGCGCAGCGGAAGTGGCGGTGCGCCGCCGCCATGTCGTCGAGATGATGATGAGCGCGCTGCGCCCCTGA
- a CDS encoding amidase, protein MRDLAWATAAELVAAYRAKTLSPVEATAMVLRRAEGLNPELNAFCLLDAKAANDAARASEARWQRGEPLGPLDGVPVSIKDIILTKGWPTLRGSKAINPDQPWNEDGPLVARLREQGSVIFGKTTTSEFAAKATTNTALCGVTRNPWDLARTPGGSSGGAAASVAAGISAMAVGTDAGGSIRMPANFCGIYGFKPGGGRVPMYPPTPYATLAGFGPMTRTVMDAALMFSVISRPDSRDWEALPYDPVQYQDNLAADPKSWRIAWSPTLCGARVDPEVAALTERAAKVFETLGAKVELVEKVFDDQRDLMHKLTRGLTDYAFHKFTPAQLSVMDRDLVKRIEESRGTSAIEHFDAEMQRAQLARQMNDFHQRYDLLLTPVTCVPAFDAAGDAPEGYGAREWYPFTPPFNLTRQPAASLPCGFTAKGLPVGLHLVGPRHRDLLVLQASWAFEQAAPWLARRPAVAERSF, encoded by the coding sequence ATGCGGGATTTAGCCTGGGCTACGGCTGCCGAGCTTGTAGCCGCCTATCGTGCCAAGACGCTGTCGCCCGTGGAGGCGACGGCCATGGTGCTGCGCCGTGCCGAGGGCCTCAATCCCGAACTGAATGCCTTCTGCCTGCTGGATGCCAAGGCCGCCAATGACGCGGCCCGCGCCTCGGAAGCGCGCTGGCAGCGCGGCGAGCCGCTGGGGCCGCTGGATGGCGTGCCGGTATCGATCAAGGACATCATCCTGACCAAGGGCTGGCCGACCTTGCGCGGTTCCAAGGCGATCAACCCGGATCAGCCGTGGAACGAGGATGGCCCGCTTGTGGCGCGGCTGCGCGAGCAGGGTTCGGTGATCTTCGGCAAGACCACCACCAGCGAATTCGCCGCCAAGGCCACCACCAACACCGCGCTATGCGGCGTCACGCGCAATCCCTGGGATCTGGCGCGCACCCCGGGCGGTTCCAGCGGCGGTGCGGCGGCTTCCGTGGCGGCCGGCATTTCCGCCATGGCGGTGGGCACCGATGCCGGCGGTTCGATCCGCATGCCGGCGAATTTCTGCGGCATCTATGGCTTCAAGCCGGGCGGTGGCCGGGTGCCGATGTATCCGCCGACGCCCTATGCCACGCTCGCCGGCTTCGGCCCGATGACCCGCACGGTGATGGATGCGGCGCTGATGTTCAGCGTCATTTCCCGGCCCGATAGCCGCGATTGGGAGGCGCTGCCCTACGATCCGGTGCAGTACCAGGATAATCTAGCCGCCGATCCGAAAAGCTGGCGCATTGCTTGGAGCCCGACATTGTGCGGCGCCCGTGTCGATCCAGAGGTCGCGGCACTCACCGAGCGCGCGGCCAAGGTGTTCGAGACGCTGGGCGCCAAGGTCGAGCTGGTCGAGAAGGTGTTCGACGATCAGCGCGACCTGATGCATAAGCTGACCCGTGGCCTGACGGATTATGCCTTCCACAAATTCACCCCGGCACAGCTCAGCGTCATGGACCGTGATCTGGTGAAGCGTATCGAGGAAAGCCGTGGCACCAGCGCCATCGAGCATTTCGATGCCGAGATGCAGCGGGCGCAACTGGCCCGCCAGATGAACGATTTCCATCAGCGGTATGACCTGTTGCTGACGCCAGTCACCTGCGTGCCCGCCTTCGATGCCGCCGGCGATGCGCCGGAAGGCTATGGCGCCCGCGAATGGTATCCCTTCACGCCGCCCTTCAATCTGACACGTCAGCCGGCTGCCAGCCTGCCTTGCGGTTTCACCGCCAAGGGTCTGCCGGTCGGCCTGCATCTGGTTGGCCCGCGCCACCGCGATCTGCTGGTGTTGCAGGCATCCTGGGCCTTTGAACAGGCGGCGCCGTGGCTGGCCCGCCGGCCGGCCGTAGCCGAAAGGAGCTTCTGA
- a CDS encoding NAD-dependent epimerase/dehydratase family protein produces the protein MKQERKSDMQATEALPGRIADTEALEEILSRPDIILQRELQSLDGDIMVLGVGGKMGPSLAHMAKRAAPDKRVIGVARFSEAGLRQQLEGWGIETIQCDLTDRAALEALPKVKNIVFMAGMKFGAGGDQPRTWAMNTYLPGMVAETFTDARIVAFSTGCVYPFVGIDEIGATEQTPLNPPGEYANSCVGRERLFQYFSAQHGTPGRLIRLNYAIDLRYGVLHDLAVKIRDGKPVDLTTGHVNVIWQGDSNRYSLRALAHATAPTTPINVSGPETLSVKWLATELAQRLGKPVTFTGEPAKTAWLNNAAEAMRLFGYPLVSIKVMLDWVADWVAGNGQSLNKPTKFENRDGEY, from the coding sequence ATGAAGCAGGAACGCAAATCCGACATGCAGGCGACCGAGGCTTTGCCTGGCCGCATCGCCGATACCGAGGCCTTGGAAGAAATTCTGTCGCGCCCGGATATCATTCTGCAGCGCGAGTTGCAGAGCCTGGATGGCGACATCATGGTGCTCGGTGTCGGCGGCAAGATGGGGCCGTCGCTGGCCCATATGGCCAAGCGTGCGGCGCCCGACAAGCGCGTGATCGGCGTGGCGCGGTTCAGCGAAGCCGGCCTGCGCCAGCAACTCGAAGGCTGGGGTATCGAGACGATCCAGTGCGATCTCACCGACCGCGCGGCCCTCGAAGCCCTGCCGAAGGTGAAGAATATCGTGTTCATGGCCGGCATGAAGTTCGGCGCGGGCGGCGACCAGCCGCGCACCTGGGCGATGAACACTTATCTGCCCGGCATGGTGGCCGAGACCTTTACCGATGCGCGGATCGTCGCTTTCTCCACCGGCTGCGTCTATCCCTTTGTCGGCATCGACGAGATTGGCGCCACCGAGCAGACGCCGCTCAATCCGCCGGGCGAGTATGCCAATTCCTGCGTCGGCCGCGAGCGCTTGTTCCAGTATTTCTCTGCCCAGCATGGCACGCCGGGCCGTTTGATCCGCCTCAACTACGCAATCGACCTGCGCTATGGCGTGCTGCATGACCTGGCGGTGAAAATCCGCGACGGCAAGCCGGTCGATCTGACTACGGGCCATGTCAACGTGATCTGGCAGGGCGATTCCAACCGCTATTCGCTGCGCGCCCTGGCCCATGCCACGGCGCCGACCACGCCGATCAATGTCAGTGGTCCGGAAACCCTGTCCGTGAAGTGGCTCGCCACCGAACTGGCGCAGCGTCTGGGCAAGCCGGTCACCTTCACCGGCGAACCGGCCAAGACCGCTTGGTTGAACAATGCCGCCGAGGCGATGCGGCTGTTCGGTTATCCGCTGGTGTCGATCAAGGTGATGCTGGATTGGGTGGCCGACTGGGTTGCCGGCAACGGCCAGAGCCTGAACAAGCCGACCAAGTTTGAGAACCGGGATGGCGAATACTGA
- a CDS encoding GNAT family N-acetyltransferase, protein MANTEAIGSMKMQPWHLPGALALSAEAGWNQVAPDWLLMIEHGHAIGVEAGDDGALVASALALPFGARLAWISMVLVTASHRRRGLASKLVSDCLAWLEQRGCVAVLDATAAGAEVYRPLGFETVRRITRWQHPGQAISAATLQPALAEQDLAWIVPLDEAVFGAKRDFVLADLLCRPKAVALGLPSRDGFALSREGRVATQIGPVAAPQAEAATALLDAMLARIHGPVFIDAYDDQAAFAAHLEELGFRRQRGFERMVRGKIESFGDMARSFAAAGPELG, encoded by the coding sequence ATGGCGAATACTGAGGCGATCGGCAGCATGAAGATGCAGCCCTGGCATCTGCCGGGGGCGCTGGCCTTGTCGGCGGAGGCCGGCTGGAACCAGGTCGCGCCCGATTGGCTGCTGATGATCGAGCATGGCCATGCCATTGGTGTCGAAGCCGGCGATGATGGTGCGTTGGTTGCCTCTGCCTTGGCCTTGCCCTTTGGTGCACGATTGGCCTGGATCAGCATGGTGCTGGTGACTGCGAGCCATCGCCGCCGTGGCCTGGCGAGCAAGCTGGTATCCGATTGCCTGGCTTGGCTGGAGCAGCGCGGCTGCGTGGCCGTGCTGGATGCTACCGCTGCCGGTGCCGAAGTCTACCGCCCGCTGGGTTTCGAGACCGTGCGGCGCATCACCCGCTGGCAGCATCCCGGGCAGGCGATCTCCGCTGCCACGCTGCAGCCGGCACTGGCGGAACAGGATCTTGCCTGGATCGTGCCGCTGGACGAGGCCGTATTCGGCGCCAAGCGCGATTTCGTGCTGGCCGATCTGCTGTGCCGCCCGAAGGCCGTGGCCTTGGGTCTGCCATCGCGCGATGGCTTTGCGTTGTCGCGCGAAGGCCGCGTTGCGACGCAGATCGGGCCGGTGGCAGCGCCACAGGCAGAGGCCGCCACGGCGCTGCTGGATGCCATGCTGGCCCGTATCCATGGCCCGGTCTTCATCGATGCCTATGACGATCAGGCGGCTTTCGCCGCGCATCTGGAAGAGCTCGGTTTTCGCCGCCAGCGCGGCTTCGAGCGCATGGTGCGTGGCAAGATCGAATCTTTCGGTGACATGGCGCGGTCCTTTGCCGCTGCCGGGCCGGAACTGGGTTAA
- a CDS encoding dihydrodipicolinate synthase family protein, giving the protein MALHWSDIPAPVLNLLRQGTVIPAHPLALDEQRRFDPKRMSALTRYYVDAGSGGLAVGVHTTQFAIREVGLYEPVLKLAAETAAAWTSRPLVRVGGLAGRTEQACREAAIARGLDYHAGLLSLAAMKGASEDELIEHCAAVAKEIPLVGFYLQPSVGGIRLSFDFWRRFAAIENVVAIKMSPFNRYATLDVIRGVVAAKAEDRVTLYTGNDDHIVADLVTPYTLIRDGKPVTVRIKGGLLGHWSVWVRAAVQLLARCQAEAAKPAVSAELLALDAQVTDCNSALFDVAHAFHGCIAGCHEILRRQGLMRGIWCLDPNEGLSPGQAEELTRVAQSYPHLTDDAFVAANLQRWLAGDSNQALKELAA; this is encoded by the coding sequence ATGGCACTACATTGGAGCGATATCCCGGCGCCGGTGCTGAACCTGCTGCGCCAGGGCACGGTGATCCCGGCGCATCCGCTGGCCCTGGATGAACAGCGCCGGTTTGACCCCAAGCGGATGAGCGCGTTGACGCGTTATTACGTTGATGCCGGTTCCGGCGGTCTGGCGGTGGGCGTGCATACCACGCAATTTGCCATCCGCGAGGTTGGCCTCTACGAGCCGGTGCTGAAACTCGCCGCCGAGACCGCCGCCGCCTGGACCTCGCGGCCGCTGGTGCGCGTCGGCGGCCTTGCCGGCCGTACCGAACAGGCCTGCCGTGAAGCCGCCATCGCCCGTGGGCTTGATTACCATGCCGGTTTGCTCAGCCTTGCCGCCATGAAAGGCGCCAGCGAGGACGAACTGATCGAACATTGCGCGGCGGTGGCGAAGGAAATCCCGCTGGTCGGTTTCTATCTGCAGCCTTCGGTGGGCGGCATCCGGCTGTCGTTCGATTTCTGGCGCCGTTTCGCTGCTATCGAAAATGTCGTGGCGATCAAAATGTCGCCGTTCAACCGCTATGCGACGCTGGATGTGATCCGGGGTGTGGTGGCGGCCAAGGCCGAGGATCGGGTCACGCTCTATACCGGCAACGATGACCATATCGTCGCCGATCTGGTGACGCCCTATACGCTGATCCGCGATGGCAAGCCGGTAACGGTGCGGATCAAGGGCGGCCTGCTCGGCCATTGGTCGGTGTGGGTGCGCGCCGCGGTGCAGCTTCTGGCGCGCTGCCAGGCGGAAGCCGCCAAGCCGGCGGTGAGCGCCGAATTGCTGGCGCTGGATGCCCAGGTGACGGATTGCAATTCGGCGTTGTTCGATGTGGCCCACGCCTTCCATGGCTGCATCGCCGGCTGCCATGAAATCCTGCGCCGCCAGGGCTTGATGCGTGGCATCTGGTGCCTGGATCCGAACGAGGGTTTGAGCCCGGGCCAGGCCGAAGAATTGACCCGCGTGGCGCAATCCTATCCGCATCTCACCGATGACGCATTCGTCGCCGCCAACCTGCAGCGCTGGCTGGCAGGCGACAGCAACCAGGCACTGAAGGAACTCGCGGCATGA
- a CDS encoding ABC transporter permease produces MMKAVKWVVERLPALSLFVVLLIAWQLAVTVGGVREYLLPSPQSVYAALTGNQIPWSRHIWVTALEIFGAFTIAAATGVLLGTMIAWSTMISRALMPFLVFVNTLPKVAVAPLFLIWMGYGILPNMLIGALIGFFPVVINTAVGLTQIDRDLLDLGRVFSAPKWKVFVKIRIPNAYPFILSALKITATSAVVGAIVGEFVASQRGLGYVIIATQSSMNTSVAFAALFWISLMGFAVFGIVAMLTRILTPWADNGDNQ; encoded by the coding sequence ATGATGAAGGCAGTGAAATGGGTTGTCGAACGCCTGCCGGCGCTGTCGCTGTTCGTCGTGCTGCTGATTGCCTGGCAATTGGCGGTGACGGTGGGTGGCGTACGTGAATACCTGCTGCCTTCGCCGCAATCGGTTTATGCCGCGCTTACCGGCAACCAGATTCCCTGGAGCCGCCACATCTGGGTCACGGCGCTGGAAATCTTCGGTGCTTTCACCATTGCGGCGGCGACCGGCGTGCTGCTCGGCACCATGATCGCCTGGTCGACCATGATCTCGCGCGCCCTGATGCCGTTCCTGGTTTTCGTCAACACGCTCCCGAAAGTGGCGGTGGCGCCGCTTTTCCTGATCTGGATGGGTTACGGTATCCTGCCCAACATGCTGATCGGCGCGTTGATCGGTTTCTTCCCGGTGGTGATCAACACCGCCGTTGGCCTGACCCAGATCGACCGAGACCTGCTCGACCTGGGCCGCGTGTTCAGTGCACCGAAATGGAAAGTGTTCGTCAAGATCCGCATTCCGAACGCCTATCCCTTCATCCTCAGCGCGCTGAAGATCACCGCTACCTCGGCGGTGGTCGGCGCTATCGTCGGTGAATTCGTCGCGTCGCAGCGCGGTCTTGGCTATGTGATCATTGCGACCCAGAGCAGCATGAATACCTCGGTGGCTTTCGCTGCATTGTTCTGGATTTCGCTCATGGGTTTCGCGGTCTTCGGGATTGTGGCGATGCTTACCCGCATCCTCACGCCCTGGGCCGATAATGGTGACAATCAGTAA
- a CDS encoding ABC transporter substrate-binding protein, translating to MKRSKTLFGALVTASLALAGASAAQAQEKFLFALNWFPVGDHTAYWVALDKGYYAKAGLDVTLENSKGSGDSIAKVDTNRADAGLADAAVVISAVSRGAKIKTVGMIFDKTPLNVFSRQDTPIRKPKDLEGRTIAAPPGDSQRQVWPAFAKLHGVDIDKVTWVNIEPTAKVAAVSEKRVDAVADYLTGQPNYDKAMGGPGKAVLMPWADFGFDMYSMSIMASEKTMKDRPKALKAFLEASYMGWRDVMADPDAAIAIFKKRVPEIDVAYIKANTMLGLSLMNTDRYRQNGIGWMDPKKMCGSVDLVNTYMGLSKTVACDQVYTNEFLTKVSMPDSFK from the coding sequence ATGAAACGGAGTAAGACCTTGTTTGGCGCCTTGGTGACGGCTTCGCTCGCGCTTGCGGGTGCGTCCGCTGCCCAGGCACAGGAAAAATTCCTCTTTGCCCTGAACTGGTTCCCGGTCGGAGACCACACCGCCTACTGGGTCGCGCTGGACAAAGGCTACTACGCCAAGGCCGGCCTCGATGTGACGCTGGAGAATTCCAAGGGTTCCGGCGACTCCATCGCCAAGGTGGATACCAATCGCGCCGATGCCGGCCTTGCCGATGCCGCCGTGGTGATCTCCGCCGTGTCGCGTGGTGCCAAGATCAAGACCGTCGGCATGATTTTCGACAAGACGCCGCTGAACGTGTTCAGCCGCCAGGATACCCCGATCCGCAAGCCCAAGGATCTGGAAGGCCGCACCATCGCGGCGCCGCCGGGCGACAGCCAGCGCCAAGTCTGGCCGGCTTTCGCCAAGCTGCATGGCGTCGATATCGACAAGGTGACCTGGGTCAATATCGAGCCAACCGCCAAGGTGGCGGCGGTAAGCGAGAAGCGCGTCGATGCCGTAGCCGATTATCTCACTGGCCAGCCGAACTATGACAAGGCAATGGGCGGCCCCGGCAAGGCGGTGCTGATGCCCTGGGCGGATTTTGGCTTCGATATGTATTCGATGTCGATCATGGCCAGCGAAAAGACCATGAAGGATCGCCCGAAAGCGCTGAAGGCGTTTCTCGAGGCTTCCTACATGGGCTGGCGTGACGTGATGGCCGATCCGGATGCGGCTATTGCCATCTTCAAGAAGCGCGTGCCGGAAATCGATGTGGCCTATATCAAGGCCAACACCATGCTCGGCCTCAGCCTGATGAACACCGACCGCTACCGTCAGAATGGTATCGGCTGGATGGACCCGAAGAAGATGTGTGGTTCGGTCGACCTGGTGAACACCTATATGGGCCTCAGCAAGACGGTGGCCTGCGATCAGGTCTACACCAACGAGTTCCTCACCAAGGTGTCCATGCCGGACAGCTTCAAGTGA
- a CDS encoding ABC transporter ATP-binding protein, producing MNDEVIQLDRVGMIYQAESGPVEALSDISLSVRRGEFIALVGPSGCGKSTLLRIIAGLRPATRGSVKVNGAEVTKPIAAVGMVFQAAVLLRWRTILDNVLLPAELAGLDPSKYRERAYELLRLTGLQDFAQKRPNELSGGMQQRASLCRALLLDPPLLLMDEPFGALDAMTRDDMNLELLRVWGESSEQRKTIIFVTHSIQEAVFMADRVVVMSARPGRIAEIKPIRLPRPRTVQVRATAEAGQLSLDIFEKLTGRKA from the coding sequence TTGAACGATGAAGTGATCCAACTCGACCGGGTTGGCATGATTTATCAGGCGGAAAGCGGCCCCGTCGAGGCGCTGAGCGATATCTCGCTCAGCGTCCGGCGTGGCGAATTCATTGCCTTGGTTGGCCCCAGCGGCTGTGGCAAATCCACCTTGCTGCGCATCATTGCCGGCCTGCGTCCGGCGACGCGCGGTTCGGTGAAGGTGAACGGTGCCGAGGTGACCAAGCCGATTGCGGCGGTCGGCATGGTATTCCAGGCAGCGGTGCTGCTGCGCTGGCGCACCATCCTTGACAACGTGCTGCTGCCGGCGGAACTGGCCGGTCTCGATCCGAGCAAGTATCGGGAACGCGCCTATGAATTGCTGCGCCTCACTGGGCTGCAGGATTTTGCGCAGAAACGACCGAACGAATTGTCCGGCGGCATGCAGCAGCGCGCCTCGCTTTGCCGCGCCTTGCTGCTCGATCCGCCCTTGCTGCTGATGGATGAGCCCTTCGGCGCGCTCGACGCCATGACGCGCGACGACATGAACCTGGAATTGCTGCGCGTCTGGGGCGAAAGCTCAGAGCAGCGCAAGACCATCATCTTTGTCACCCACTCGATCCAGGAGGCCGTGTTCATGGCCGACCGGGTTGTGGTGATGTCGGCTCGCCCAGGCCGCATCGCGGAAATCAAGCCGATCCGCCTGCCGCGCCCGCGCACGGTGCAGGTACGGGCGACGGCGGAAGCCGGCCAGCTTTCGCTGGATATTTTCGAGAAGCTCACCGGGCGCAAGGCTTGA
- a CDS encoding sugar phosphate isomerase/epimerase family protein: protein MKLSLCNEVIAEGRDFAAQCRLAAVLGYQGLEVAPFTLGDEPHKLQAQRVGEIRRIAEDAGLRISGLHWLLVKPAGLSITSDDLSVRHRTRDVMHHLVDLCAALGGDVLVHGSPAQRRLPEGNTDAARGHAGEIFAAIAEHAERAGVIYCIEPLAAPGANYINTLDEAAAILRQVKNPALRTMIDCSASVQMEAEPLDKLAEHWLPTGMVAHIQVNDRNKRGPGQGSDPFAPLFAALKRLDYRGWIAAEPFDYVPDGATCAARTIGYLQGLIEATP from the coding sequence ATGAAGCTTTCCTTGTGCAATGAGGTGATCGCCGAGGGCCGCGACTTTGCCGCGCAATGCCGGTTGGCTGCGGTGCTTGGCTATCAGGGCCTGGAAGTGGCGCCTTTCACCCTGGGCGACGAGCCGCACAAGCTGCAGGCCCAGCGGGTTGGCGAAATTCGCCGCATTGCCGAGGATGCCGGCTTGCGGATTTCCGGCCTGCATTGGCTGCTGGTGAAGCCGGCGGGCCTGTCGATCACCTCGGATGACCTAAGTGTGCGTCATCGCACCCGCGATGTGATGCACCATCTGGTCGATCTCTGCGCTGCGCTCGGTGGCGATGTGCTGGTGCATGGTTCGCCGGCGCAGCGCCGGTTGCCTGAGGGCAATACCGATGCCGCACGCGGCCATGCCGGGGAGATTTTCGCTGCCATCGCCGAACATGCCGAGCGTGCCGGCGTGATCTATTGCATCGAGCCGCTGGCGGCACCGGGCGCCAACTACATCAATACGCTGGATGAAGCCGCGGCTATCCTGCGCCAGGTCAAGAACCCGGCCTTGCGCACCATGATCGATTGCAGTGCCTCGGTGCAGATGGAAGCCGAGCCGCTGGACAAGCTGGCCGAGCATTGGCTGCCGACCGGCATGGTGGCGCATATCCAGGTGAATGACCGCAACAAGCGCGGTCCTGGCCAGGGCAGCGATCCCTTCGCACCGTTATTTGCCGCGCTGAAGCGGCTGGACTATCGCGGCTGGATCGCCGCTGAACCTTTCGACTATGTGCCGGATGGTGCCACCTGTGCCGCCCGCACCATCGGCTACCTGCAGG